The following proteins come from a genomic window of bacterium:
- a CDS encoding 4Fe-4S dicluster domain-containing protein codes for MVKRLFVHLDRCIGCQAHSVACQRVHLGTVTLQSTFIEKVGNLPVVCRHCEEPACVAACPREAMTRDDDGTVRRNPARCTGCRSCVLACPFGVLSQGMKLIGFALGKCDLCTSRLEEGREPACVATCPTGALRFEEMSDAYGKEKEIVLGAHAQGYRTYIRRP; via the coding sequence GTGGTGAAGAGGCTGTTCGTCCATCTTGACCGGTGCATAGGGTGTCAGGCGCACTCGGTTGCCTGCCAGCGTGTACACCTCGGTACGGTAACCCTCCAGAGCACCTTTATTGAAAAAGTCGGGAATCTGCCCGTCGTATGTCGTCACTGCGAGGAGCCAGCATGTGTCGCCGCCTGCCCACGGGAGGCGATGACCCGTGACGATGACGGGACGGTAAGGAGGAACCCGGCGCGGTGTACCGGCTGCAGGAGCTGCGTACTGGCGTGCCCGTTCGGAGTTCTGAGCCAGGGAATGAAGCTCATCGGCTTTGCTCTCGGCAAATGCGACCTCTGTACCTCACGGCTCGAAGAGGGCAGGGAGCCGGCGTGTGTCGCCACATGCCCTACCGGCGCGCTCCGGTTCGAGGAAATGAGTGATGCATACGGCAAAGAAAAAGAGATCGTGCTCGGCGCCCATGCGCAGGGATACAGAACATATATCAGAAGGCCATAG
- a CDS encoding FAD/NAD(P)-binding protein, whose amino-acid sequence MSDINPYMPASGTVVRVIDETPTIKTIIVKPEQQIPFRSGQFMQLTMPGVGEAPFTPSSSPSRLETLDFTILKMGRVTEELHKLKAGDPVGLRGPFGKGYPLDKLEGSEVLVVGGGCGLAPLRSLLYVLFENMEKFKRVSIKYGAKSPADLVYRDSYSEWSAIDRVSFTPTVDAGAPGWDGHVGVVTTVLDDIDITIPDSYAVVCGPEIMLKFVTKKLLDIGYKPEQLYLSMNRRMSCGTGKCGRCNVGPYYLCKDGPDINYALIKDYPNVFGI is encoded by the coding sequence ATGAGTGATATCAATCCCTATATGCCGGCTAGTGGAACGGTGGTGCGGGTTATCGATGAAACCCCGACCATTAAAACCATTATTGTGAAACCGGAACAGCAAATCCCCTTCAGGTCGGGCCAGTTCATGCAGCTGACCATGCCGGGAGTCGGAGAGGCGCCTTTTACTCCTTCCTCATCACCAAGCAGGCTCGAAACACTCGATTTCACCATCCTGAAAATGGGCAGGGTGACGGAGGAGCTCCACAAACTCAAGGCAGGCGACCCGGTCGGACTCCGCGGGCCGTTCGGCAAGGGGTATCCGCTCGACAAGCTCGAGGGCAGTGAAGTGCTTGTTGTTGGCGGGGGATGCGGACTCGCGCCGTTGCGGTCGCTTTTATACGTGCTGTTCGAGAATATGGAAAAGTTCAAGCGTGTGTCCATAAAATACGGGGCAAAATCTCCGGCAGATCTCGTATACAGGGATTCGTACAGCGAGTGGTCGGCGATAGACCGGGTGAGCTTCACTCCCACAGTGGATGCCGGTGCTCCGGGGTGGGATGGCCATGTCGGTGTGGTGACCACGGTGCTCGATGATATCGATATCACCATTCCCGACAGTTACGCCGTGGTGTGCGGGCCGGAGATCATGCTCAAGTTTGTCACGAAAAAGCTGCTCGATATCGGGTACAAACCGGAACAGTTATATCTCTCGATGAACCGCCGCATGAGCTGCGGGACGGGGAAATGCGGGCGGTGCAATGTAGGTCCGTACTATCTCTGCAAGGACGGCCCCGATATCAATTACGCGCTTATAAAGGATTATCCGAACGTGTTCGGAATATGA
- a CDS encoding 4Fe-4S dicluster domain-containing protein, whose translation MNDNNRVSFISESDFGRFLETLNSGARVFAPYPALSREGEESYFYEPWSPGKPFIFRGYRPAQPIKSFLFKGRVKVAEYPSGNQPAPDFAREKTIIVGAAACDAVSLRSLDAVFLDEAFTDIFYRERRNNTFIITADCVNPRSACFCTQLGNAPYPKTGFDLNMSAVEGGYLIETGSEKGSEVVRKNSPLFSAPGENLLRARDDQRSETTRIVERQNGDYSLSKSFPELLAIQRESDSWFGHVRTCVECGACLFSCPTCHCFLLYDQKSNRGGFERVKEWDVCIYAGFSRMAGGSSPRLGLMERFRHRYLHKLEYYPKNFGFEACTGCGRCIEGCMGKIDMRKVLKALDTETIETGTKHE comes from the coding sequence ATGAACGATAACAATCGGGTATCGTTTATCAGTGAAAGCGATTTCGGGCGGTTCCTTGAGACATTAAATTCCGGGGCTCGGGTATTCGCGCCTTATCCCGCACTGAGCCGTGAGGGTGAAGAGTCCTATTTCTACGAGCCCTGGTCTCCCGGAAAACCGTTTATCTTCCGTGGTTACCGTCCCGCACAGCCGATCAAGTCGTTTCTGTTCAAAGGCCGGGTGAAGGTGGCCGAGTATCCTTCCGGGAATCAGCCTGCCCCGGATTTCGCGCGGGAAAAGACCATTATTGTGGGTGCGGCGGCCTGTGATGCCGTTTCACTGCGATCGCTCGATGCCGTGTTCCTCGATGAAGCCTTTACCGATATCTTTTACCGTGAGCGGAGAAATAATACATTCATCATAACCGCTGACTGTGTAAATCCGCGGTCGGCCTGTTTCTGTACGCAGCTTGGGAATGCTCCTTATCCGAAGACAGGCTTCGATCTCAATATGAGCGCTGTCGAAGGGGGATACCTTATCGAAACCGGTTCCGAAAAAGGCAGCGAGGTAGTGAGGAAGAATTCCCCGCTTTTTTCGGCGCCCGGAGAAAACCTGCTCCGCGCACGGGATGATCAGCGTTCGGAAACAACCCGTATCGTTGAGCGGCAGAACGGCGATTACTCACTCTCGAAGAGTTTTCCCGAACTCCTCGCGATTCAGCGTGAAAGCGATTCCTGGTTCGGGCATGTACGCACATGCGTCGAATGCGGGGCGTGTCTTTTTTCCTGCCCGACCTGCCACTGTTTTCTCCTGTACGACCAGAAAAGCAACAGGGGTGGATTCGAGCGGGTCAAGGAATGGGATGTATGTATTTATGCCGGTTTTTCACGGATGGCCGGAGGCAGCTCGCCCCGCCTCGGTCTCATGGAGCGTTTCCGTCACCGTTATCTGCACAAGCTCGAGTATTACCCGAAAAATTTCGGATTCGAGGCCTGTACGGGCTGCGGGCGGTGTATCGAAGGATGCATGGGTAAAATCGACATGAGAAAAGTGCTCAAAGCACTCGACACTGAAACGATAGAAACCGGGACAAAGCATGAGTGA
- a CDS encoding response regulator → MNGKKKSPVILIIDDEETMHDSCTQILSRGGYAILSASNGERGMSLVREARPDLVLLDLKMPGKSGIDILQEIAAIDKTIVTVVITGYATVESAVEAMKLGASDFLPKPFTPDELRMIVRRGLEKRHLLVETLRLQEENARLKENFVSIITHEMRSPLVAVEQYIEVLLEGIAGELQQKQGEILSQCRRRIEWLLSLVNEWLSMARIQNSTILEKMDEVQLRSILDESLELVRVQADEKKIALEFVMPGDLPMFNGNGEALVHLFMNLYSNAIKYNREGGKITTKACDVGDCIQIQIADTGIGIPQESLPFIFDEFFRVRTRSEKTRQLTGDTGTGLGLAIVKKIVDAHKGYISVESQIDVGTSFTVHLPKKQSCGENR, encoded by the coding sequence ATGAATGGGAAAAAAAAGTCGCCGGTCATTCTCATCATCGATGATGAGGAAACCATGCATGATTCATGCACACAGATTCTCAGCCGCGGAGGATATGCGATTCTTTCGGCGTCTAATGGTGAGCGCGGAATGAGTCTTGTCAGAGAAGCCAGGCCGGACCTCGTGCTCCTTGACCTCAAAATGCCCGGGAAAAGCGGAATCGATATTCTCCAGGAAATTGCCGCAATCGATAAAACGATCGTGACGGTTGTTATAACGGGGTATGCGACGGTTGAATCGGCGGTAGAGGCAATGAAGCTCGGCGCCTCAGATTTTCTGCCGAAACCTTTTACCCCTGATGAATTGCGGATGATTGTCCGGCGCGGGCTGGAAAAACGGCATCTCCTTGTCGAGACGCTCCGTCTTCAGGAGGAAAACGCACGGTTGAAGGAAAATTTTGTTTCAATCATTACTCATGAGATGCGGAGTCCGCTTGTTGCTGTGGAACAATATATTGAGGTTCTTCTCGAAGGGATTGCCGGCGAGCTCCAGCAGAAACAGGGCGAAATTCTCTCGCAGTGCAGACGGCGTATCGAATGGCTCCTTTCTCTAGTCAACGAGTGGCTCAGCATGGCCAGAATACAGAATTCGACAATCCTTGAAAAAATGGATGAAGTGCAGCTCCGGTCGATTCTGGACGAATCACTCGAGCTTGTCCGCGTTCAGGCTGATGAAAAGAAAATTGCCCTCGAATTCGTTATGCCCGGTGATCTGCCGATGTTTAATGGTAACGGCGAAGCGCTTGTCCACCTGTTCATGAATCTGTACTCCAATGCCATTAAATATAACCGTGAGGGCGGAAAAATAACAACGAAGGCATGTGACGTGGGCGATTGTATACAGATACAGATCGCGGATACCGGGATCGGTATACCACAGGAAAGCCTGCCGTTCATATTCGATGAATTTTTCAGGGTCCGGACACGGAGCGAAAAGACACGGCAACTGACCGGCGATACGGGTACGGGTCTGGGACTTGCCATCGTGAAAAAAATAGTCGATGCGCACAAAGGCTATATCAGCGTGGAAAGCCAGATCGATGTTGGAACAAGCTTTACCGTACATCTGCCGAAAAAACAGTCATGCGGGGAAAACAGATAA
- a CDS encoding sigma-54 dependent transcriptional regulator — protein MNMPFKILVIDDEPVMRDSCFQILSRKGCDVWLSENGAIGLTHLRESSFDAIILDLKLPDINGLEILRMIREKSPETAVIVVTGYPTVEWAVKVLKMGAYDFIPKPFTPNMLRTVVTKALEKHNRDGLKKLDTQKLVSIRGTDAIITQSPVISRLKEYIKKVAQSDCSVLITGETGTGKELTARALHSCSERRTGNFVTVDSGGLSDTLIESELFGHVRGSFTGAFYNRIGRFEMANKGTLFFDEIANMSYHMQSKLLRAVQEHEITRVGSSQMIPVDVRIIAATNRSLDDEIKEGNFREDLYFRLNVISIHLPPLRERRDDIPVLANYFLENFRKKKPGQLPERISDRIMKEMMSYDWPGNVRELENVMERTAALCDEKEVRHFYINGDVFSGGAVSLRREEKLTKLDDVERVHIENTLRKCRYNITHTASVLGIDRKTLRNKINRYDINTQ, from the coding sequence ATGAATATGCCGTTTAAAATCCTTGTCATCGATGATGAACCGGTCATGCGGGATTCATGTTTCCAGATACTCTCCCGGAAGGGATGTGATGTCTGGCTCTCCGAAAATGGCGCCATAGGGCTTACCCACCTCAGGGAGTCCTCGTTCGATGCCATAATCCTCGATCTGAAACTGCCCGATATAAACGGGCTGGAAATTCTGCGGATGATCCGTGAAAAAAGCCCCGAAACGGCGGTTATCGTCGTGACAGGCTATCCTACGGTCGAATGGGCGGTCAAGGTGCTGAAAATGGGCGCTTATGATTTTATACCGAAACCGTTTACTCCCAACATGCTCCGCACCGTTGTCACCAAGGCCCTTGAGAAACACAACCGTGACGGATTAAAAAAACTGGATACGCAGAAACTGGTATCGATCAGGGGAACCGATGCCATTATTACCCAGAGCCCGGTGATATCGCGGCTGAAAGAGTATATCAAGAAAGTGGCCCAGTCCGACTGTTCGGTGCTTATAACGGGTGAAACGGGAACCGGCAAGGAGCTCACCGCCCGTGCCCTGCATTCCTGCAGCGAGAGGCGGACCGGTAATTTTGTCACGGTCGATTCCGGCGGCCTCTCCGATACACTCATCGAAAGCGAGCTTTTCGGACATGTCCGGGGATCGTTCACCGGCGCGTTTTATAACCGGATCGGACGATTCGAGATGGCAAACAAGGGAACGCTGTTCTTCGATGAAATAGCCAATATGAGCTATCATATGCAGAGCAAGCTTTTACGGGCAGTACAGGAGCATGAGATCACACGGGTCGGAAGCTCCCAGATGATTCCGGTCGATGTCAGAATCATTGCGGCCACAAACCGTTCCCTCGATGATGAAATAAAAGAAGGTAATTTTCGGGAAGATCTCTATTTCAGACTCAATGTTATTTCCATTCATCTGCCCCCGCTCCGTGAGCGCCGTGATGATATTCCTGTGCTGGCAAACTATTTTCTCGAAAACTTCCGGAAGAAGAAGCCCGGTCAGCTTCCGGAACGGATATCCGACAGGATCATGAAAGAAATGATGTCATATGACTGGCCCGGCAATGTCAGGGAGCTGGAGAATGTCATGGAGCGTACGGCCGCTCTCTGCGATGAGAAAGAAGTGCGGCACTTCTATATAAACGGGGATGTTTTTTCCGGCGGGGCAGTATCCCTCAGACGTGAAGAAAAGCTGACAAAACTTGATGATGTCGAACGCGTACATATTGAAAATACCCTCAGAAAATGCCGGTATAACATTACCCATACGGCTTCTGTTCTTGGTATAGACCGTAAGACATTGAGAAACAAGATAAACCGGTACGACATCAACACACAGTAG
- a CDS encoding TolC family protein yields the protein MNKKRLVLHAAAAGLYIMIAGCGAPAKQVHPDDTTQEPYHVLQTANTDSSAAIVLDEHSGLNDYLAYAALHNPGLEAAFNRWQAALEKIPQAQALPDPRLTYSYYIETVETRVGPQRHRFDISQTFPWFGIRELRGDIAHDEADALQETFEAMKRTLFLSVKRSYFEYYYLSRAIKLNDENLKLLGTMENIARTGYSSGNVQYQDVIKFQVEIGKLEERLLSLRDMIVPVTAELNAALNRPVYETLPAPESIPDSLAVPTDDSLLSHLSQDNPELKALDFRIHEEEKSIDLARKQLYPDITLGVNYIETGKAVMPGVKNSGKDPVMGMFTVNLPIWRGKYHAAVREAQARQKSAVQIRNARENSLDADLKRALFDFRDSERKIDLYKNTLIPKANESLEVSLRAFEAGKSDFLNLIDSQRTLLEFELSYERAKSDRARAFAEIEFLAGENPSDNRR from the coding sequence ATGAATAAAAAACGTTTGGTTTTACATGCAGCAGCTGCCGGATTATATATTATGATTGCCGGCTGCGGTGCTCCGGCGAAACAGGTACATCCGGACGATACCACTCAGGAGCCATATCACGTCCTGCAGACAGCGAATACGGATTCATCTGCGGCCATCGTTCTGGATGAACACAGCGGCCTGAACGACTACCTCGCCTATGCCGCTCTTCACAATCCCGGGCTTGAGGCTGCATTCAACCGGTGGCAAGCCGCCCTGGAAAAAATCCCTCAGGCACAGGCGCTGCCCGATCCCCGGCTCACCTATTCCTATTACATCGAAACTGTGGAAACCCGCGTAGGCCCGCAGAGGCACCGGTTCGATATTTCACAGACCTTCCCGTGGTTCGGGATCCGCGAACTCCGGGGAGATATTGCCCATGATGAAGCAGACGCGCTCCAGGAAACATTCGAAGCGATGAAGAGAACGCTTTTTTTGTCGGTCAAGCGGTCATACTTCGAATACTACTATCTTTCGCGGGCCATAAAGCTGAACGATGAAAACCTGAAACTCCTCGGTACCATGGAAAATATCGCGCGGACAGGATACAGTTCGGGGAACGTGCAGTACCAGGATGTCATCAAGTTCCAGGTGGAAATCGGGAAGCTCGAAGAACGCCTTCTCAGCCTCAGGGATATGATCGTTCCCGTTACTGCTGAATTGAACGCGGCGCTCAACAGGCCGGTTTACGAAACGCTTCCGGCCCCGGAATCGATCCCCGATTCACTCGCTGTACCGACGGATGATTCGCTCCTCAGTCATCTTTCACAGGACAATCCCGAACTCAAAGCCCTCGATTTCCGTATACACGAGGAAGAGAAATCAATCGACCTTGCCCGGAAACAGCTCTACCCTGACATTACACTCGGGGTCAATTACATCGAGACGGGGAAAGCTGTGATGCCCGGCGTCAAGAACAGCGGCAAAGACCCCGTCATGGGCATGTTCACGGTCAATCTTCCGATCTGGAGAGGGAAATACCATGCCGCGGTCAGAGAGGCGCAGGCCCGTCAGAAATCAGCCGTACAAATCCGGAATGCCCGTGAAAACAGCCTCGATGCCGATCTCAAGCGGGCGCTTTTCGATTTCCGGGATTCGGAGCGGAAAATCGATCTGTATAAAAATACGCTCATTCCCAAAGCGAACGAGTCGCTCGAAGTCTCACTCCGGGCGTTTGAGGCCGGAAAATCCGATTTTCTCAACCTGATCGACTCCCAGAGAACACTGCTCGAATTCGAGCTTTCATATGAACGCGCAAAAAGTGACCGCGCCCGTGCCTTTGCAGAAATTGAATTCCTTGCCGGCGAAAATCCTTCGGATAATCGCCGTTGA
- a CDS encoding efflux RND transporter periplasmic adaptor subunit: MTSGIVKQTLTKLKLPVLILLTFSVGFLLRGGNKNQSQYPVINTTANEQETQIWTCSMHPQIRQNHPGQCPICGMDLIPVTTEHAEEGLGPRELKLSPRAVKLAEVQVAPVERRSVTKDIRLIGKVDYDETRVRTISAWFSGRIDRLYIDFTGTPVSKGNRLADLYSPDLYNAQQEFLQSLKAAGQFRQASLSSTGELTLRAVDAAREKLRLLGMTSEQIGEFERSGTPSEHVTISSTMDGVVIHKNAVEGTYIATGTPLYTIADLSQVWVKLDVYESDLGSIRLGQEMEFTADAYPGEVFKGKIVFIDPVLDNKTRTVKVRVNVPNPAGRLKPEMFVHAIVKSPLYSAGRSSAPPLVIPASAPLVTGKRAVVYIEVPGREATYEGREIVLGPRAGNYYIVKEGLLEGERVVVNGNFKIDSALQILAKPSMMNPEGGLAPAHDHGQTPAVQAAIQMAGGSGAQMKHEETAKQESGPLKEPEPFAVPDQFKAQLDSVYASYFRIQYALSHDSLEGAHKAGATFLGALGTVNMELLKDKAHMAWMDELNNLKKNGDAVSKAGTIEIARAAFEPLSAVMIRVAHRFGTTGRVAVYRFHCPMAFNNKGADWLQGKTDLENPWFGSSMLKCGSLEETISEGPGETGRKK; encoded by the coding sequence ATGACATCAGGAATTGTGAAACAAACGCTTACAAAGTTAAAGCTGCCTGTTTTGATACTTCTTACCTTTTCCGTCGGTTTTCTCTTACGGGGCGGTAATAAGAATCAGAGCCAGTATCCCGTTATCAACACGACTGCCAATGAGCAGGAAACACAGATATGGACATGCTCGATGCATCCACAGATCAGGCAGAACCATCCAGGCCAGTGCCCTATCTGCGGCATGGACCTGATTCCCGTAACGACCGAGCACGCTGAAGAAGGACTCGGCCCCCGTGAGCTGAAGCTTTCGCCGCGTGCGGTCAAGCTTGCCGAAGTACAGGTCGCGCCGGTGGAGCGCAGGTCAGTGACAAAAGACATCAGGCTGATCGGAAAGGTTGACTACGACGAAACCAGGGTTCGCACCATTTCCGCATGGTTCTCCGGGCGAATCGACCGCCTCTATATCGATTTTACCGGTACCCCGGTATCGAAAGGCAACCGTCTCGCCGATCTCTACAGCCCCGATCTGTACAACGCCCAGCAGGAGTTTCTCCAGTCCCTGAAGGCGGCCGGACAGTTCCGGCAGGCGTCTCTTTCTTCGACCGGGGAACTGACACTCCGGGCAGTCGATGCCGCCCGTGAGAAACTCCGGCTGCTCGGCATGACGAGCGAGCAGATCGGGGAATTCGAACGTTCGGGTACACCTTCCGAGCATGTGACAATTTCAAGCACAATGGACGGCGTCGTTATCCATAAAAACGCGGTCGAGGGCACCTATATCGCTACCGGAACTCCACTCTACACCATCGCCGATCTTTCACAGGTCTGGGTGAAGCTCGATGTCTATGAATCAGACCTCGGATCGATACGGCTCGGCCAGGAAATGGAATTTACAGCTGATGCATATCCCGGCGAGGTATTCAAAGGAAAGATCGTCTTCATCGATCCCGTGCTCGACAATAAAACACGTACCGTCAAGGTACGTGTCAATGTTCCCAACCCGGCTGGCAGACTCAAACCCGAAATGTTCGTGCATGCCATCGTAAAATCGCCATTATATTCCGCAGGACGGTCCTCCGCGCCGCCGCTCGTCATCCCGGCATCGGCTCCCCTCGTTACGGGTAAACGCGCGGTGGTGTATATCGAAGTGCCCGGTCGGGAAGCGACATACGAAGGCAGGGAGATAGTTCTCGGTCCCCGTGCAGGCAACTATTACATTGTAAAAGAAGGGCTTCTTGAGGGTGAGCGTGTCGTTGTCAACGGTAATTTCAAGATCGACAGCGCCCTCCAGATTCTCGCAAAGCCGAGCATGATGAATCCGGAGGGCGGTCTGGCTCCTGCCCATGACCATGGTCAGACCCCGGCAGTACAGGCAGCCATACAGATGGCGGGCGGTTCCGGAGCGCAGATGAAGCATGAAGAGACGGCGAAACAGGAGTCGGGGCCCTTGAAAGAACCCGAGCCGTTTGCCGTTCCCGATCAATTCAAGGCACAGCTCGACAGTGTTTATGCGTCCTATTTCAGGATACAGTATGCCCTGAGCCACGATTCGCTCGAAGGGGCGCATAAAGCCGGTGCGACTTTTCTCGGCGCGCTCGGCACGGTGAATATGGAGCTTCTCAAAGACAAAGCCCACATGGCATGGATGGATGAGCTTAACAACCTTAAAAAGAACGGTGACGCGGTATCAAAAGCGGGTACAATAGAAATCGCCCGCGCTGCGTTTGAGCCGCTGTCTGCCGTCATGATTCGTGTCGCGCACCGTTTCGGCACAACCGGCAGGGTGGCGGTTTACCGGTTCCACTGTCCCATGGCTTTCAACAACAAGGGCGCCGACTGGCTCCAGGGAAAAACAGACCTCGAAAATCCCTGGTTCGGCTCGTCGATGCTCAAATGCGGGAGTCTGGAAGAGACGATTTCCGAAGGACCCGGCGAAACAGGCAGGAAGAAATAA